One Hevea brasiliensis isolate MT/VB/25A 57/8 chromosome 6, ASM3005281v1, whole genome shotgun sequence genomic window, ATAGCTCGAGCTGTTGCTAATGAAACTGGTGCATTTTTCTTTTGTATAAATGGGCCAGAGATAATGTCCAAATTGGCTGGAGAGAGTGAAAGCAATCTGAGAAAGGCATTTGAAGAAGCTGAGAAGAATGCTCCTTCTATCATCTTTATTGACGAGATTGATTCAATTGCTCCCAAGCGCGAAAAGACTCATGGTGAGGTTGAAAGACGGATTGTCTCACAGCTTTTAACTCTTATGGATGGGCTCAAATCTCGGGCACATGTTATTGTCATTGGGGCTACTAATCGTCCAAATAGTATTGACCCAGCATTGAGAAGGTTTGGAAGGTTTGATAGGGAGATAGACATTGGTGTCCCAGATGAAGTTGGGCGCCTTGAAGTTTTACGAATCCATACAAAGAATATGAAACTCTCTGATGAGGCAAGTCTCTTTATGAATCtttaaactaattttttttttgttgtttttTTATATCCAAaggacttgaattgtttagacaAGCGTATTCAGGTTGATGTTTCTATTGAAGCATTGCCATTGAAAAGATGAAACCTAATGGTTCCAAGCATTTGTTGGATGTGGCTTTTACAGAATTCACCACCTAGCCATGCTCGAGTCATGGGCTAGTGTTTCCACATTCATGCCCTACCCTTTTCTGTTGTGACTTTCTTTATTGGCCAATTGACAAAAATGGTCTCCTGTTCTGTAGGTTGATCTGGAAAGGATTGCAAAAGATACCCATGGTTATGTTGGTGCTGACCTTGCTGCCCTATGTACTGAAGCTGCACTTCAGTGCATCAGAGAGAAGATGGATGTGATTGACTTGGAGGATGACTCTATTGATGCTGAGATACTTAATTCCATGGCTGTTACAAATGAGCACTTCCAAACTGCCCTTGGAACTAGCAACCCATCTGCTTTACGTGAAACAGTGAGTATTTCTGGGAAGTCCCTCGTGATACAGCATTGATCTTTTTCTCTTTCCCATTTTGCAGAGCTCAACTTTTCTCAACTGTACTCTAattgtgaatatatatatatatatatatatattttttttttactggCAGGTTGTTGAAGTGCCCAATGTTAGCTGGGATGACATTGGTGGTCTCGAGAATGTTAAGCGGGAGCTTCAAGAggtattattttttttctctgtTTTTATATAGTTTATTGTTCTGATTTGTACTAGTGCTCGgagttaaattattttttttttttgtgctttTTTACTGCATAGACTGTTCAATATCCGGTGGAGCATCCAGAGAAGTTTGAGAAGTTTGGCATGTCACCTTCTAAAGGTGTCCTTTTCTATGGCCCTCCTGGATGTGGGAAAACTCTACTGGCTAAAGCAATTGCAAATGAATGTCAAGCTAACTTCATAAGTGTCAAGGGTCCTGAACTACTTACAATGTGGTTTGGTGAGAGTGAAGCCAACGTTAGAGAAATTTTTGACAAGGCCCGACAATCTGCACCATGTGTCCTTTTCTTTGATGAGCTCGACTCTATTGCTACTCAGGTTAATTTCTTTGTTGCATCAATTCTTTATTCAGTATAGGATATTATTACctagatatattttattatttaaaattttttgttagtttgtatttttgaatattttttcAATCTAATTATTATAATAGGTTGGTACTTAGGAAATTCCAATTGTGAAACTTAATCCTTTTTTTCCATGATTTATAGGCTTCAgcttatttctaataatttatttttgtttttacttAATTGTTGCAGAGAGGAAGCAGTGTTGGTGATGCTGGTGGTGCAGCTGATCGGGTTTTGAATCAACTTCTAACTGAAATGGATGGCATGTCAGCAAAGAAGACTGTTTTCATAATTGGGGCCACCAACAGACCCGACATTATTGACCCAGCACTCTTGCGGCCTGGCCGTCTTGACCAATTGATTTATATTCCTCTTCCAGATGAAGAGTCACGTCATCAAATCTTCAAAGCCTGTCTGAGGAAATCACCTGTCTCGAAAGATGTTGATTTGAGGGCATTGGCCAAGTATACTCAAGGATTCAGTGGAGCTGATATTACGGAAATTTGCCAGCGGGCATGCAAATATGCCATAAGGGAGAATATAGAGAAGGTATGCTACTGTCTTCTAAATCTGTTGCCTGATATAAAATTTAGTTTTTCTTTGAACTTCCCTTTCTCTCTAGTCTCAGACTACAGCCTGTGCATACTCAAAAGAACAAAATAGCAACCGCTAAATTGT contains:
- the LOC110672211 gene encoding cell division cycle protein 48 homolog isoform X2 yields the protein MSDHAESSDSKSGKKDFSTAILERKKSPNRLIVDEAVNDDNSVVSMHPETMEKLQLFRGDTILIKGKKRKDTICIALADDTCEPPKIRMNKVVRSNLRVRLGDVVSVHQCPDVKYGKRVHILPIDDTIEGVTGNLFDAYLKPYFLEAYRPVRKGDLFLVRGGMRSVEFKVIETDPGEHCVVAPDTEIFCEGEPVRREDEDRLDEVGYDDVGGVRKQMAQIRELVELPLRHPQLFKSIGVKPPKGILLYGPPGSGKTLIARAVANETGAFFFCINGPEIMSKLAGESESNLRKAFEEAEKNAPSIIFIDEIDSIAPKREKTHGEVERRIVSQLLTLMDGLKSRAHVIVIGATNRPNSIDPALRRFGRFDREIDIGVPDEVGRLEVLRIHTKNMKLSDEVDLERIAKDTHGYVGADLAALCTEAALQCIREKMDVIDLEDDSIDAEILNSMAVTNEHFQTALGTSNPSALRETVVEVPNVSWDDIGGLENVKRELQETVQYPVEHPEKFEKFGMSPSKGVLFYGPPGCGKTLLAKAIANECQANFISVKGPELLTMWFGESEANVREIFDKARQSAPCVLFFDELDSIATQRGSSVGDAGGAADRVLNQLLTEMDGMSAKKTVFIIGATNRPDIIDPALLRPGRLDQLIYIPLPDEESRHQIFKACLRKSPVSKDVDLRALAKYTQGFSGADITEICQRACKYAIRENIEKDIEKERRRSENPEAMDEDIEDEVAEIKAAHFEESMKFARRSVSDADIRKYQAFAQTLQQSRGFGSDFRFSETRTSGAASDPFTTSAGGADEDDLYD
- the LOC110672211 gene encoding cell division cycle protein 48 homolog isoform X1, which produces MSDHAESSDSRKSGKKDFSTAILERKKSPNRLIVDEAVNDDNSVVSMHPETMEKLQLFRGDTILIKGKKRKDTICIALADDTCEPPKIRMNKVVRSNLRVRLGDVVSVHQCPDVKYGKRVHILPIDDTIEGVTGNLFDAYLKPYFLEAYRPVRKGDLFLVRGGMRSVEFKVIETDPGEHCVVAPDTEIFCEGEPVRREDEDRLDEVGYDDVGGVRKQMAQIRELVELPLRHPQLFKSIGVKPPKGILLYGPPGSGKTLIARAVANETGAFFFCINGPEIMSKLAGESESNLRKAFEEAEKNAPSIIFIDEIDSIAPKREKTHGEVERRIVSQLLTLMDGLKSRAHVIVIGATNRPNSIDPALRRFGRFDREIDIGVPDEVGRLEVLRIHTKNMKLSDEVDLERIAKDTHGYVGADLAALCTEAALQCIREKMDVIDLEDDSIDAEILNSMAVTNEHFQTALGTSNPSALRETVVEVPNVSWDDIGGLENVKRELQETVQYPVEHPEKFEKFGMSPSKGVLFYGPPGCGKTLLAKAIANECQANFISVKGPELLTMWFGESEANVREIFDKARQSAPCVLFFDELDSIATQRGSSVGDAGGAADRVLNQLLTEMDGMSAKKTVFIIGATNRPDIIDPALLRPGRLDQLIYIPLPDEESRHQIFKACLRKSPVSKDVDLRALAKYTQGFSGADITEICQRACKYAIRENIEKDIEKERRRSENPEAMDEDIEDEVAEIKAAHFEESMKFARRSVSDADIRKYQAFAQTLQQSRGFGSDFRFSETRTSGAASDPFTTSAGGADEDDLYD